The Chelatococcus sp. HY11 genome includes a window with the following:
- a CDS encoding flagellar export protein FliJ: MKPRESLVRLKRFQVDEKRRRVMQIEMMIAEFTRVASDLEREIASEESRAGITDQNHFAYPTYAKAAAQRRDNLRRSADELQEQLSEAKSDMDAATADLTKAEQLEDREQVRFRTAEAPRDQAVFEAKAFSASSTASF, translated from the coding sequence ATGAAACCGCGGGAAAGCCTGGTGCGCCTCAAGCGCTTCCAAGTCGATGAAAAGCGTCGGCGCGTCATGCAAATCGAGATGATGATCGCCGAATTCACGCGCGTCGCGTCCGATCTTGAGCGAGAAATCGCGAGCGAGGAAAGCCGCGCGGGTATCACTGACCAGAATCATTTCGCCTATCCGACCTACGCGAAGGCGGCGGCCCAGCGCCGAGACAATCTTCGCCGTTCCGCGGACGAGTTGCAGGAGCAGCTCAGCGAGGCGAAGTCCGATATGGATGCGGCAACGGCGGATCTCACCAAGGCGGAGCAGTTGGAGGACCGCGAGCAGGTCCGGTTTCGCACTGCAGAAGCACCGCGCGATCAAGCGGTCTTTGAAGCGAAAGCGTTCTCGGCGAGCTCGACCGCCAGCTTCTGA
- a CDS encoding lysylphosphatidylglycerol synthase domain-containing protein yields the protein MKKTLEYVWPVVGLLAVVFSFWLLYRELKDISASEVVASVAAIPFHRWVLAVAATIVAYGALAWYDRIALLHLGRKLSWFVISLVSFTTYALSHNIGASVLSGAMVRFRAYGTMGLSVAEIGVLVALCSFTFALGTVLLGGLVLVGEPEVVLRLFDVPIWMARLIGIGMLVLVALYVLGSWKEFKPVKIGQFSIYYPRLKITVRQLFAAPLELIGAAGIIYFALPEAGNPGFFIVLGVFLASFSAALISHAPGGLGVLEFVFISAMPEMNQTDVLAALLVFRLLYLLIPLGFSTIVVILFERSRLAKTMQDRLARSPVDRA from the coding sequence ATGAAGAAGACGCTTGAGTATGTCTGGCCGGTAGTCGGCCTGCTTGCGGTTGTGTTTTCGTTTTGGCTTCTCTACCGAGAGTTGAAAGATATCTCGGCGAGTGAGGTCGTAGCGAGTGTCGCGGCGATTCCCTTCCACCGTTGGGTCCTTGCGGTGGCGGCCACGATCGTGGCTTATGGCGCGCTTGCCTGGTACGATCGGATTGCCTTGCTGCATCTCGGCCGCAAGCTTTCGTGGTTCGTCATCTCCCTGGTTTCCTTCACCACCTATGCCCTCTCGCACAATATCGGTGCCTCGGTGCTCTCAGGCGCCATGGTCCGGTTCCGTGCCTATGGCACGATGGGGTTGTCAGTGGCCGAGATCGGCGTGCTCGTCGCGCTTTGCTCCTTCACCTTCGCGCTCGGCACGGTCCTGCTCGGCGGTCTTGTGCTCGTGGGTGAGCCGGAAGTGGTGCTGCGGCTGTTCGATGTGCCCATCTGGATGGCAAGGCTGATCGGCATCGGCATGCTGGTGCTGGTGGCGCTATATGTGCTCGGGTCCTGGAAAGAGTTCAAGCCGGTCAAGATCGGCCAGTTCTCCATCTATTATCCGCGCCTGAAGATCACGGTACGCCAGCTGTTCGCAGCCCCGCTCGAGCTGATCGGCGCGGCGGGCATCATTTATTTCGCCCTGCCGGAGGCCGGCAATCCCGGCTTCTTCATCGTGCTCGGCGTGTTCCTCGCTTCTTTCTCGGCCGCTCTGATCTCGCACGCGCCCGGCGGACTTGGCGTGCTCGAGTTCGTTTTCATCAGCGCGATGCCCGAGATGAACCAGACAGACGTGCTGGCAGCCCTGCTCGTGTTTCGTCTGCTCTATCTCCTCATCCCACTCGGGTTCTCGACGATCGTCGTCATCCTCTTCGAGCGGTCGCGACTGGCGAAGACTATGCAGGATCGCCTGGCGCGCAGTCCCGTCGACAGAGCCTGA
- a CDS encoding class I SAM-dependent methyltransferase: protein MRTLAGAARSGYFIPYRYARPARREPYAALEPLFTAATEQFEALLGEIERHAAALSAIPVEGEGLRWGQMWFPRLDAAAAYALVRSLRPNRIVEIGSGHSTRFLARAVSDGGLPTRITAIDPAPRASIKALPITHHAKVVEEVAPELITSLEAGDILFIDSSHVAMPGGDVDRLLLDILPRVTPGVVVHIHDIFLPDAYPAEWDWRGYNEQLVVGALMQGGGYETLFASRYVATRMAARVNETVLARLPLQSGAHETSLWLRKR, encoded by the coding sequence TTGCGGACCCTCGCGGGGGCGGCCCGCAGCGGGTATTTCATACCCTATCGCTATGCGCGGCCGGCGCGGCGAGAGCCCTATGCGGCGCTCGAGCCTCTCTTCACGGCGGCAACGGAACAATTCGAGGCCCTGCTGGGTGAGATCGAGCGGCATGCCGCGGCCTTGTCCGCTATTCCCGTCGAAGGTGAGGGCCTGCGCTGGGGGCAGATGTGGTTTCCCCGCCTGGACGCGGCGGCGGCCTACGCCCTTGTCCGCAGCCTCCGACCGAACCGGATCGTCGAAATCGGCTCTGGTCACTCGACGCGCTTTCTGGCGCGCGCGGTCAGCGACGGCGGCCTGCCAACACGGATCACCGCCATCGACCCCGCGCCGCGCGCGTCCATCAAGGCTCTGCCGATCACTCATCACGCCAAGGTCGTCGAGGAGGTCGCTCCAGAGCTGATCACCAGTCTGGAGGCCGGGGACATCCTCTTCATCGACTCAAGCCATGTGGCGATGCCGGGGGGCGATGTCGATCGTCTGCTGCTCGATATCCTGCCGCGCGTCACGCCCGGGGTTGTCGTGCATATCCATGACATATTCCTGCCGGACGCCTATCCGGCGGAATGGGACTGGCGCGGGTACAACGAACAGCTCGTGGTGGGGGCCCTGATGCAGGGCGGGGGCTATGAAACGTTGTTCGCGAGCCGTTATGTGGCAACGCGCATGGCGGCCCGCGTCAACGAGACCGTCCTTGCGCGGCTGCCGCTCCAGTCCGGCGCTCACGAAACCAGCCTGTGGCTGCGCAAGCGGTGA
- a CDS encoding DUF1153 domain-containing protein, with translation MTEPHRPRVKYVIGPDGSPLTIADLPPSNTKRWVIRRKAEVVAAVRGGLLSLDEACQRYTLTVEEFLGWQESIDRHGLAGLRTTRIQHYRQ, from the coding sequence ATGACCGAACCCCACCGCCCGAGGGTGAAGTACGTCATCGGGCCTGATGGCAGTCCTCTGACGATTGCGGATCTGCCGCCCTCGAATACCAAGCGATGGGTCATCCGTCGCAAAGCAGAAGTCGTCGCGGCTGTGCGAGGCGGCCTCCTCAGTCTTGATGAGGCGTGCCAACGTTACACACTGACCGTCGAGGAATTCCTCGGCTGGCAGGAATCTATCGATCGCCATGGCTTGGCCGGTTTACGGACCACGCGCATTCAGCACTATCGTCAATAG
- the mnmA gene encoding tRNA 2-thiouridine(34) synthase MnmA has product MNSLDLPKTPADTRVVVAMSGGVDSSVVAALLKSQGYEVIGITLQLYDHGEATHRRGACCAGQDIHDARRVAERLDIPHYVLDYESRFRDEVMARFAESYLAGETPIPCVECNRSIKFAELLETARDLGADVLATGHYVVTRPMPQGGRGLYRAADPDRDQSYFLYATTQAQLDFLRFPLGGMLKPDVRKLAHDFGLAIAEKPDSQDICFVPSGRYTEVIERLKPGAVTPGDIVDHNGRVLGRHNGIIHYTVGQRRGLGLSVGEPLYVVKLDAERGEVVVGPRELLATRTISLNAMNWLGDVPLDGDAVHEVAARVRSTRKPRPALVRATLDGAEVTLLDPEEGVAPGQACVLYDSAGPDARVLGGGTIRAAARPLSQRLGPPAEPMLRTDATLARSLP; this is encoded by the coding sequence GTGAATAGTCTCGATCTGCCGAAGACCCCTGCCGACACGCGCGTCGTGGTCGCGATGTCGGGAGGTGTGGATTCATCGGTGGTGGCCGCGCTGCTGAAGAGCCAAGGCTACGAGGTCATTGGCATCACGCTCCAGCTCTATGACCATGGCGAAGCAACCCACCGCCGTGGCGCGTGCTGCGCCGGCCAGGACATCCACGATGCGCGCCGCGTGGCCGAGCGGCTCGATATCCCCCACTATGTGCTGGATTATGAAAGCCGATTCCGCGACGAGGTCATGGCGCGTTTCGCGGAGAGCTATCTCGCGGGCGAGACCCCCATTCCTTGTGTCGAGTGCAATCGCTCGATCAAGTTCGCCGAACTCCTGGAGACCGCCCGCGACCTCGGCGCCGACGTCCTGGCGACTGGCCATTATGTCGTGACCCGGCCGATGCCGCAGGGCGGGCGCGGGCTTTATCGCGCCGCCGATCCCGATCGTGACCAGAGCTATTTCCTCTATGCCACCACGCAGGCGCAGCTCGACTTCCTGCGTTTCCCCCTTGGCGGCATGCTGAAACCGGATGTGCGCAAGCTCGCGCACGATTTTGGGCTAGCCATCGCGGAGAAGCCGGATAGTCAGGATATCTGCTTCGTGCCAAGCGGCCGCTATACCGAGGTGATCGAGCGCTTGAAGCCAGGCGCGGTGACGCCGGGCGATATCGTGGACCACAACGGCCGCGTTCTCGGCCGTCATAATGGCATCATCCATTATACGGTAGGCCAGAGGCGCGGACTTGGCCTGTCCGTGGGCGAGCCGCTCTATGTGGTCAAGCTGGATGCTGAGCGGGGCGAGGTCGTAGTCGGCCCACGGGAACTGCTGGCGACGCGGACGATCAGTCTCAACGCCATGAACTGGCTCGGTGACGTGCCTCTCGATGGTGATGCCGTGCACGAGGTTGCAGCCCGCGTGCGTTCGACGCGCAAGCCGCGGCCGGCTCTGGTGCGCGCCACGCTCGACGGCGCGGAGGTGACCCTGCTGGATCCCGAGGAGGGCGTCGCGCCCGGCCAGGCCTGCGTGCTTTACGACAGTGCAGGTCCTGATGCCCGCGTCCTCGGCGGGGGTACCATCCGTGCGGCCGCCCGGCCGCTCTCCCAGCGTCTCGGCCCCCCGGCTGAGCCGATGTTGCGAACCGACGCCACTCTGGCGCGTTCCTTGCCATAA
- a CDS encoding methyltransferase domain-containing protein has protein sequence MAEVRYAQPDMTLMRKAYARWAPVYDLVYDGITAPARRDAVDAALACGRDILEVGVGTGLSLGDYPVNARITGVDLSAHMLKRAVEKARKNHWSHVKLLAVMDACRLGFADATFDAVVAQFLITLVPHPEAALDEMLRVLRPGGEIVLANHFGVPDGPVARVEEAVAPLASRLGWSSAFKARRIEDWAKARGDVEVLSLTPAFPLGFFKVLRLRKKS, from the coding sequence ATGGCAGAGGTACGATACGCTCAGCCCGACATGACGCTCATGCGCAAAGCCTACGCGCGTTGGGCCCCGGTCTATGACCTTGTCTATGACGGTATCACCGCGCCGGCGCGGCGTGACGCGGTCGATGCCGCGCTGGCTTGTGGGCGCGATATCCTCGAAGTCGGGGTGGGCACCGGTCTCTCGCTCGGGGACTATCCCGTCAATGCGCGCATAACGGGCGTCGATCTTTCTGCCCATATGCTCAAGCGCGCGGTCGAGAAGGCGCGCAAGAACCACTGGAGCCATGTGAAGCTGCTGGCGGTAATGGATGCCTGTCGCCTTGGCTTCGCCGATGCCACCTTCGACGCCGTGGTCGCGCAATTCCTGATCACGCTGGTCCCGCATCCGGAGGCGGCGCTGGACGAGATGCTGCGCGTTCTCCGGCCCGGCGGCGAGATCGTGCTCGCCAACCATTTCGGCGTGCCCGATGGTCCGGTCGCGCGTGTCGAGGAAGCCGTCGCGCCGCTGGCGAGCCGCCTTGGCTGGAGTTCCGCCTTCAAAGCCCGGCGCATCGAGGATTGGGCGAAGGCTCGTGGCGACGTCGAGGTGCTGTCGCTGACGCCGGCCTTCCCCCTCGGCTTCTTCAAGGTGCTGCGGCTGCGCAAGAAGAGCTGA
- the ugpC gene encoding sn-glycerol-3-phosphate ABC transporter ATP-binding protein UgpC produces MAELTLKNVVKRYGNIEIVHGISLDIKDGEFVVLVGPSGCGKSTTLRMIAGLESLSAGTISIGDRVVNTLEPKDRNIAMVFQNYALYPHMTVFRNIAFGLHAAKLPKDAIDRKVREAAKLLGLSELLERRPNELSGGQRQRVAMGRAIVRDPTVFLFDEPLSNLDAQLRGQMRTEIKRLHQSIGTTIVYVTHDQVEAMTLADRIVIMRDGRIEQVGTPLDVFHAPVSTFVAGFIGTPTMNLIGLPVLRSEGGPAIAFGEQAVLPLSPEANARLGNREHVTVGIRPDDLAITPATAGHGDQAGRLEGTVVIAEPLGVTTQVIAKVGDHELVGMADGRFVPQAGEPVALTCDVSRLHLFDPKTERSLAVG; encoded by the coding sequence ATGGCTGAACTCACCCTGAAGAACGTCGTCAAGCGCTATGGCAATATCGAGATCGTCCATGGCATCAGCCTGGACATCAAGGACGGAGAGTTCGTCGTCCTGGTCGGGCCGTCCGGTTGCGGCAAATCCACCACGCTCCGGATGATCGCCGGGCTGGAGAGCCTGAGCGCCGGCACCATCTCCATCGGCGACCGGGTGGTCAATACGCTGGAGCCCAAGGACAGGAACATTGCCATGGTGTTCCAGAACTACGCGCTCTATCCGCATATGACGGTGTTCCGCAACATCGCCTTCGGCTTGCATGCGGCCAAGCTGCCCAAGGACGCCATTGACAGGAAGGTGCGTGAGGCGGCCAAGCTGCTCGGCCTTTCCGAGCTTCTGGAGCGGCGTCCGAATGAATTGTCCGGCGGCCAGCGGCAGCGCGTCGCCATGGGGCGCGCGATCGTGCGCGACCCGACCGTGTTCCTGTTCGATGAGCCCTTGTCCAACCTCGACGCGCAATTGCGCGGCCAGATGCGCACGGAGATCAAGCGGCTGCATCAGTCGATCGGCACGACGATCGTCTATGTCACCCATGATCAGGTGGAAGCAATGACGCTTGCCGATCGGATCGTCATCATGCGTGACGGCCGCATCGAGCAGGTCGGCACGCCGCTCGACGTCTTCCACGCGCCGGTCAGCACCTTCGTCGCCGGCTTCATCGGCACGCCGACGATGAATCTCATCGGGTTGCCCGTTCTAAGGTCCGAAGGCGGCCCCGCCATCGCCTTCGGTGAGCAGGCCGTCCTGCCGCTCTCGCCGGAGGCGAACGCGCGCCTTGGCAACCGGGAGCACGTGACCGTGGGCATCCGCCCCGATGACCTCGCGATCACCCCGGCCACGGCCGGGCATGGCGACCAGGCCGGACGGCTGGAGGGCACGGTGGTGATCGCGGAGCCGCTCGGTGTCACCACGCAGGTGATTGCGAAGGTCGGCGACCACGAATTGGTGGGCATGGCTGACGGCCGTTTTGTTCCGCAAGCCGGCGAGCCGGTAGCGCTCACCTGCGATGTCTCGCGGCTTCATCTTTTCGATCCGAAGACTGAGAGATCGCTCGCCGTTGGATAA
- the argH gene encoding argininosuccinate lyase, whose protein sequence is MSVSTGTPAVMGGDDRFPAPVYAETVLAPGFMHSQKHLVGHLLRLHRAHAAMLAEQGLLEAQQAAALFKALDRVEATFAGLTAPVAYTGEYEDLFFYIEKLIAQDIAAQKVDPDVAGRLHTGRSRNDIDHTLFKMALRERLDTLGTAVLDLVDTLIARARADAGTIILAYTHGQPAQPSTYGHYLGAVIETLLRDFNRLMEARAVVDLSPLGAAAITTTGFPLDRQRVADLLGFPVILRNSYGCIAGADYTAATYGAIKLMALSLGRFAQDMGYWTAYEVGQLRFSDGFVQISSIMPQKRNPVPVEHMRLLASLTAGHADAVLLALHNTPFIDMNDNEHEVHGAGYEAFATAHRVLALMAGVVQSAEINGRRVRANIEASYATITELADSLVREENLPFSKAHHIAATLARHMQASGETLSNVPYQTFVRIFAETAGREPTFDEATFRRVTTPEHFVAVRELPGGPAPEAMAESLAIYTGEAADARAVIAAHRARDAASKELLADAMATLMTTATGA, encoded by the coding sequence ATGAGCGTTTCGACAGGCACTCCGGCCGTGATGGGCGGCGATGACCGCTTTCCCGCTCCCGTCTACGCCGAAACCGTGCTGGCACCCGGCTTCATGCATAGCCAGAAGCACCTGGTCGGCCACCTCCTGCGCCTGCATCGCGCCCATGCGGCGATGCTGGCCGAGCAAGGTCTTCTTGAAGCGCAGCAGGCCGCCGCCCTGTTCAAGGCGCTCGACAGGGTGGAAGCGACATTTGCCGGGTTGACCGCGCCCGTGGCCTATACCGGCGAATATGAAGACCTCTTCTTCTATATCGAGAAGCTGATCGCCCAGGATATCGCGGCCCAGAAGGTCGATCCCGACGTGGCCGGCCGCCTGCACACCGGGCGCTCGCGCAACGACATCGACCATACCCTGTTCAAGATGGCGCTGCGCGAACGGCTCGACACGCTCGGCACGGCGGTGCTCGATCTCGTCGACACGCTCATCGCGCGGGCCCGCGCCGATGCCGGCACGATCATCCTGGCCTACACCCACGGCCAGCCGGCGCAGCCATCGACCTACGGCCATTATCTCGGCGCCGTCATCGAGACCCTGCTGCGCGACTTCAATAGGCTGATGGAAGCGCGGGCGGTGGTGGACCTCTCCCCCCTCGGCGCGGCGGCCATCACGACAACAGGCTTCCCGCTCGATCGCCAGCGCGTGGCTGACCTGCTCGGCTTTCCCGTCATCCTGCGCAATTCCTACGGTTGCATCGCCGGCGCGGACTACACCGCCGCGACTTACGGCGCCATCAAGCTGATGGCCCTCAGCCTCGGCCGTTTCGCGCAGGACATGGGCTATTGGACCGCCTACGAGGTCGGCCAGCTGCGCTTCTCCGATGGTTTCGTGCAGATCTCCTCGATCATGCCGCAAAAGCGCAATCCCGTGCCGGTGGAGCACATGCGCCTCCTTGCCTCGCTCACCGCCGGCCATGCCGATGCGGTGCTGCTGGCCCTCCACAACACGCCGTTCATCGACATGAACGACAACGAGCACGAGGTCCATGGCGCGGGCTACGAGGCCTTCGCGACAGCCCATCGTGTGCTTGCGCTGATGGCGGGTGTCGTGCAGTCAGCCGAAATCAACGGCCGGCGCGTGCGCGCCAATATCGAAGCGTCCTACGCCACCATCACCGAACTCGCGGATTCCCTGGTTCGCGAGGAGAACCTGCCCTTCTCCAAGGCCCACCACATCGCCGCGACCCTCGCCCGCCACATGCAGGCCTCGGGAGAGACATTGTCGAACGTGCCGTACCAGACTTTCGTCCGGATTTTCGCGGAGACGGCGGGACGTGAACCCACCTTCGACGAGGCAACCTTCCGCCGCGTGACGACACCGGAGCATTTCGTGGCCGTGCGCGAGCTGCCGGGCGGTCCGGCGCCGGAGGCGATGGCCGAGAGCCTTGCCATCTACACCGGCGAAGCCGCCGACGCGCGGGCCGTCATCGCCGCCCACCGGGCGCGGGACGCAGCTTCCAAGGAACTTCTGGCGGACGCGATGGCGACGCTCATGACCACCGCGACCGGGGCCTGA
- a CDS encoding carbohydrate ABC transporter permease produces the protein MTHASDTTTARGWSLGTVIHPGRIVAWTLLAMGAIVMMVPLVYMVATSFKYPNEVYELNIIPHEPTLDNYTYIFQNTRFGIWFVNSLVTSTLVTISVIFFDSLVGYTLAKFKFRGREFIFIAILTTLMIPTEMLIVPWYIMAKNFGWLNSYWGIMFPGLITGFGVFLMRQFFSGIPDDYIHAARIDGLNEFQIWWKVAMPLVTPALSALAIFTFLGNWTAFLWPLIATNDRALYTVPVGLASFSGEFLSDWELIMTGATLATLPTLIVFIIFQRYIIRGVVLAGLKG, from the coding sequence ATGACCCACGCCTCGGACACCACCACCGCGCGCGGCTGGTCCCTCGGGACGGTCATCCACCCCGGCCGCATCGTCGCCTGGACGCTGCTCGCCATGGGCGCCATCGTCATGATGGTGCCTCTCGTCTATATGGTGGCCACCTCTTTCAAATATCCGAACGAGGTCTATGAGCTCAACATCATCCCCCATGAGCCGACACTCGATAACTACACCTATATCTTTCAGAATACGCGTTTCGGCATCTGGTTCGTGAACTCGCTCGTCACCAGCACGCTCGTGACGATCTCGGTCATCTTCTTCGACAGCCTCGTCGGCTACACCCTGGCGAAGTTCAAGTTTCGCGGGCGCGAGTTCATCTTCATCGCGATCCTCACCACACTGATGATCCCGACCGAGATGCTCATCGTGCCGTGGTATATCATGGCGAAGAACTTCGGCTGGCTGAACAGCTACTGGGGCATCATGTTCCCCGGCCTCATCACGGGCTTCGGCGTGTTCCTCATGCGGCAGTTCTTCTCCGGCATTCCGGACGACTACATCCATGCCGCGCGCATCGACGGGCTCAACGAATTCCAGATCTGGTGGAAGGTGGCGATGCCGCTCGTCACGCCGGCCCTGTCGGCGCTCGCCATCTTCACCTTTCTCGGCAACTGGACGGCCTTCCTCTGGCCGCTGATCGCCACCAACGACCGCGCGCTCTACACGGTCCCCGTCGGCCTCGCCTCGTTCTCCGGCGAATTCCTGTCGGACTGGGAACTTATCATGACGGGCGCCACGCTCGCGACGCTGCCGACCCTGATCGTCTTCATCATCTTCCAACGCTACATCATCCGCGGCGTCGTGCTGGCCGGGCTGAAGGGATAA
- a CDS encoding sugar ABC transporter permease, with protein MRIYSNLTVEKKQAVWAWAFLAIPIVFFGLIRFYPAFESFGIAFTRWNLLSPPEFIGLDNFRQMIHDPVFWQTLKNTFLYLILGTPISLLLAFVIAYYLDQVRFGHGFIRALYFMPHLTTTVAMAWVWRWFYQPMPVGLFNNMLASVGFDVQPFLRSTTQALPAVLAPAIWAGLGFQVVLFLAGLRAIPSSYYEAARIDGAGRWMILREITLPLLRPTIVFLLVISSIGFLRIFDHVYNMTDNGAGGPLNSTRPLVLNIYDTAFRSFQMGYAAAQTLVLFIILLVISLLQLRLMRGRP; from the coding sequence ATGCGGATCTATAGCAATCTCACGGTCGAGAAGAAGCAGGCGGTCTGGGCCTGGGCCTTTCTGGCCATTCCCATCGTCTTCTTCGGATTGATCCGTTTCTACCCGGCCTTCGAGTCCTTCGGGATCGCCTTCACGCGCTGGAACCTGTTGTCACCGCCGGAATTCATCGGGTTGGACAACTTCCGGCAGATGATCCACGATCCGGTCTTCTGGCAGACCCTGAAGAACACGTTCCTCTATCTGATCCTCGGCACGCCGATCAGCCTCCTCCTCGCCTTCGTCATCGCCTACTATCTGGATCAGGTGCGCTTCGGCCACGGCTTCATCCGCGCGCTTTACTTCATGCCGCATCTCACGACGACAGTGGCGATGGCCTGGGTATGGCGCTGGTTCTACCAGCCGATGCCGGTCGGGCTCTTCAACAACATGCTGGCCTCGGTCGGCTTTGACGTGCAGCCCTTCCTGCGCTCGACCACACAGGCTCTGCCGGCGGTCCTTGCGCCCGCGATCTGGGCCGGGCTCGGTTTCCAGGTGGTGCTGTTCCTCGCGGGCCTGCGCGCCATCCCGTCCAGCTACTACGAGGCGGCGCGCATTGACGGCGCCGGCCGCTGGATGATCCTGCGCGAGATCACCCTGCCCTTGCTGCGCCCGACCATCGTCTTCCTCCTGGTGATCTCGTCGATCGGCTTCCTGCGCATCTTCGACCATGTCTACAACATGACGGACAATGGCGCCGGCGGCCCCTTGAACTCGACGCGGCCGCTCGTGCTGAACATCTACGACACGGCCTTCCGCTCGTTCCAGATGGGCTATGCGGCCGCGCAAACGCTCGTGCTGTTCATCATCCTTCTGGTGATCAGCCTCTTGCAGCTACGCCTGATGAGGGGCCGCCCATGA
- a CDS encoding ROK family transcriptional regulator: MTDENAECRLNLELAGEMTGMSVSGLAPFDRRGHNRRVILDALRRQGAASRAELAATTGLSAQTLSSIADDLCREGLLKIVGRRASARGQPPIDLAINRDGGFAVGIHVEHGRLTGVLADLGAEIRDETVLACDTATPETAIGGACRLVERLVSAAAIDRARLWGVGIVLPGPFGPIDLGPDPLSMAAWSRADFSGAYAAALKLPVLVGNDASAAAIGEHLHGVARDLRSFVYLYIAEGVGGGVFVDGQPATGAFGNAGEIGRMVVGIAQDGETPITLEDHASLDALRRRLSEAGLSEAAADDARLFATRPDIVAEWRESAARYLRMAIATVESLFDPETIVVGGPLPPPELKALIAALDPLLPTVSLRKDRVQPRVMMGSAGRASPALGGATLPLFRGLTPQPRAARVPKGLRSARQGAGLPNATARSTNGGAAQ, translated from the coding sequence ATGACGGATGAGAATGCCGAATGTCGATTGAACCTTGAGCTGGCGGGAGAGATGACGGGCATGAGCGTTTCCGGCCTCGCTCCATTCGACAGGCGTGGTCACAACCGCCGCGTCATTCTGGATGCCTTGCGCCGGCAGGGTGCGGCGTCACGGGCCGAGCTCGCGGCGACGACCGGCCTGTCCGCGCAGACGCTGTCCTCCATCGCGGATGATCTGTGCCGCGAAGGGCTTCTCAAGATTGTCGGTCGTCGCGCATCGGCGCGGGGACAGCCTCCGATCGACCTCGCCATCAATCGCGACGGCGGATTTGCGGTGGGAATTCATGTCGAGCACGGCCGCCTCACCGGCGTGTTGGCGGATCTCGGCGCGGAGATCCGCGACGAGACGGTGCTGGCCTGCGATACGGCGACGCCTGAGACGGCTATCGGCGGCGCGTGCAGGCTGGTCGAGCGGCTCGTATCGGCCGCCGCTATCGACAGGGCTCGGCTTTGGGGCGTTGGCATCGTGCTGCCCGGCCCCTTCGGTCCCATCGATCTTGGGCCGGATCCGCTCTCCATGGCCGCCTGGTCCCGGGCCGATTTCAGTGGAGCCTATGCGGCGGCCCTGAAGTTGCCGGTTCTGGTCGGCAACGACGCCTCCGCTGCCGCCATCGGTGAGCATCTGCACGGTGTGGCACGGGATCTCAGGAGCTTCGTTTATCTTTATATCGCCGAGGGTGTCGGCGGCGGGGTGTTCGTCGACGGGCAGCCTGCGACCGGCGCTTTCGGGAATGCGGGCGAGATCGGCCGCATGGTCGTTGGCATTGCCCAGGACGGTGAGACGCCGATCACCCTGGAGGACCACGCATCCCTTGACGCGCTGCGCCGGCGGCTGAGCGAAGCCGGACTGTCGGAGGCCGCGGCCGATGATGCGCGGCTGTTCGCCACCCGGCCCGACATCGTCGCCGAATGGCGGGAGAGCGCGGCCCGCTACCTGCGTATGGCTATCGCGACGGTCGAGAGTCTCTTCGATCCGGAAACCATCGTGGTGGGCGGCCCCTTGCCGCCGCCGGAACTCAAGGCCTTGATCGCGGCGCTCGATCCGCTGCTGCCGACGGTCAGCTTGCGCAAGGACAGGGTGCAACCGCGCGTGATGATGGGCAGCGCCGGTCGGGCGTCGCCTGCGCTGGGTGGCGCAACGCTGCCTCTCTTCCGGGGCCTGACCCCGCAGCCGCGCGCCGCGCGCGTGCCGAAAGGCTTGCGGAGCGCCAGACAGGGCGCAGGTTTGCCGAATGCCACGGCCCGCTCCACGAATGGTGGAGCCGCACAATGA